The Deltaproteobacteria bacterium genomic sequence CGGTCCCCCACGATGGGGTGGCCGAGGGCGGCCAGATGGACGCGGAGCTGATGGGTCCGCCCGGTCCTCGGCTGGAGCCGCAGCACCGTCGCCCCGGGCAGCCGCTCGAGGACCTCGAAGTACGTGACCGCCGCCCGCGGCCGCCGGCTGCGCACGCTCATCCGCTTCCGCTCGCGCGGATGGCGCCCGATCGGACGGTCGATCGTCCCGCTCGCGCGGGCGACCCGTCCGTGAACCACGGCGAGGTAGCGCTTCTCGACCGAGCGCTCGCGGAACTGCCGCGCGAGTCCCTCGAGCGCGGCCGGCGTGCGCGCGACGAGCAGCACGCCGGAGGTGTCGCGATCGAGGCGATGCACGATGCCCGGACGCTCCGCCTCCCCGGCCGCGGGCAGCGCGCCCAAGCGATGCGCGAGCGCGTGGACGACGGTCCCCCGCCGGGCGCCGGGCGCGGGATGCACCACCATGCCCGCGGCCTTGTCGATCGCGAGGAGGTCCGCGTCCTCGTGGAGCACGACGAGCGGCAGCGCCTCGGGCTCGATCGCCGACGGCTCCGGCGCGCGGGCCGCGATCTCCACGCGCTCGCCCGGTCGCACCGCATGCGAGGCCTTGCGCACCACGCCGTCGACGCGGACGCATCCGGCGTCGATCAGCTGCTTCGCCTGCGAGCGCGTGCCGACGCCGCGCGCCGCCGCCACCACCCGGTCGAGCCGCCGGCCGGCGGCGGCGGGGCGCACCACGAGGACGACGCGCGGCACCCCTCACCCCCCGCCGGCGGCGAGCACGCGACGGGCCTGCGCCACGTCGGCGGCGATGGCCGCCTTGAGCGCCTCGGGGCCCGCGAAGGCGCTCTCGCCCCGCAGCCGCTCGATGAACTCGACGACCAGCCACCGCCGGTAGAGATCGCCCGTGAAGTCGAGGAAGTGGGCTTCGACCGTGCGCCGCGCGCCGCCGAAGGTCGGCCGCATGCCGATGTTCAACACGCCCGGCTGGCGCCGCCCGTCGATCGCGGACGACACCGCGTACACGCCGTCGGGGGGCAGCGCCAGCCGCGGCCGCGGATGGAGGTTCGCGGTCGGGAAGCCGAGCGTGCGGCCGCGCCGGTCGCCGAGGACGACTCGCCCGCGCAGCGCGTAGGGGCGGCCCATCAGGCGGCGAGCCTGCCGCATGTCGCCCGCCTGCACTGACTCGCGCAGCCGCGTGCTGCTCACCTGACGCCCGTCCACCTCGACGGGTCCGACGACGTCCACACCGAAGCCGAGCCGGCCGCCGAGCGCCTGCAGCGTCTCCACCGAGCCGGCGCGGTTGCGGCCGAAGCGCACGTTGTAGCCGACGACCACATGCGTCACCTCGAGGTGGCGGAGGAGGAAGTCCTCGACGAACTGCTCGGGGGTGAGCGCGGCGAAGGCGCGCGTGAAGCGCTGGACCACGCACAGGTCGAGGCCGACCTCGCGCAGCATTGCCAGCCGGTCGTGGAGCGGCTGGAGGATGGGCGGCGCCCGGTCGGGCGCGAGCACGGCGATCGGGTGCGGCTCGAAGGTGAGGCCGACCGTCCGCGCGGCCCGTGCGCGCGCCTCCTCGACGGCCCGGCGGAGGATCGCCTGGTGGCCGAGGTGCACGCCGTCGAAGTTGCCGAGCGTCAGCACGACCCGGGACACCCGCGGGCTGACGCGGCGCAGGTGGCGTATGACCTGCATCGACGCCTGCTCTATACCGCCCGCGGCACCCCATTTAAAGTTGGAGTGGCGGGGTGGCGCCGCTAGGAGCGCGACCCAAGACTTCTTGGGTCGCGCTCCTAGTGCTCGAGCTCCATCAGCTTCTGACGCGCACGCGTCGCTTCGTCGGAGCTCGGATAATCGCGGATCAGCTTGGAGAAGTTGATGCGCGCATCGGGCGTGTCGCCCATCTCGAGGAAGAGGTTCCCCTGCGCCCACAGCGCCGCGGCGGCCCGGTCGCCCTTCGGGTACTTGAGGGTGACGTCGTAGAACTTGGAGATCGCCTCGTTCTGCTTCCCCGTGGCGGCGTAGCAGCGCGCCGCCCAGTAGAGCGCGTTGTCGGCGAGCGGCGAGTCCCGGTGGTTGGTGGCAAAGCTATTGAGCTGTGGGATGGCGCGCGCGCAATCCTTGCGGGCGAGCCCGTCGAGGATGGTGAGGTAGTCGGCGCGCTCGGGGACATTCACCGTGCCGGCGGCCGACTGCTCGCGCGCCACCTCGCGCCGCCACTCGTCGTCCTCGGGCGCGGCGGGCGGCGGCTTGGCGGCGACCGCGGGCGGGGCCGTGGTGGGCGGCGGCGAGACGGCCGGCGCCTCGGGCGCCGCCGGCGCGCCGTGCTCGAGGGCCGCCACGCGCTGCTCGAGCGCGGTCAGGCGGTCGTCGCTGGCGGCCGTGTGCCGGTGGCCGCCGCCCTCCTCGACGTCGGCGCGCAGCCGTTCGAGCTCCCGCTGCACCTGCTCGATCTGCCGGCGGTTCTCCTGGACGAGGCCGCGCATCTGCCTCTCCTGCTGCAGGAGGTCCGCCCGCGTCGCACACCCGGCGAGCGCGGGCAGCAGCGCGAGGCTCGCGCGAGCGACGCGTCGCCTCACGGGCCGAGGACGACGGCGTGCACGCGCCGGTTGCGCGTCCAGCAGGTCTCGTTCTCCTCGTGGCAGAGCGGCAGCTCCTTGCCGTAGCTGATGGTGGAGATGCGGTCGGCGGCGATCCCCTGCGTCACCAGGTAGTCCTTCACCGTCTTGGCCCGCTTGGCGCCGAGCGCGAGGTTGTACTCGATGGTGCCGCGGCTGTCGCAGTGGCCTTCGAGCTCCACCTTGGCGCGCGGGTTCTGCCGCAGCCACTCGAGGTTGCGGCCGAGGACGTCGCGCGCCTCGCTGTCC encodes the following:
- a CDS encoding RluA family pseudouridine synthase, translating into MPRVVLVVRPAAAGRRLDRVVAAARGVGTRSQAKQLIDAGCVRVDGVVRKASHAVRPGERVEIAARAPEPSAIEPEALPLVVLHEDADLLAIDKAAGMVVHPAPGARRGTVVHALAHRLGALPAAGEAERPGIVHRLDRDTSGVLLVARTPAALEGLARQFRERSVEKRYLAVVHGRVARASGTIDRPIGRHPRERKRMSVRSRRPRAAVTYFEVLERLPGATVLRLQPRTGRTHQLRVHLAALGHPIVGDRVYGARSRGRGRALTVLAEFPRQALHAEEIRFRHPATGAPLAVRAPLPPDLMSLLAVLRQAAGTAAETPRSA
- a CDS encoding tetratricopeptide repeat protein, producing MRRRVARASLALLPALAGCATRADLLQQERQMRGLVQENRRQIEQVQRELERLRADVEEGGGHRHTAASDDRLTALEQRVAALEHGAPAAPEAPAVSPPPTTAPPAVAAKPPPAAPEDDEWRREVAREQSAAGTVNVPERADYLTILDGLARKDCARAIPQLNSFATNHRDSPLADNALYWAARCYAATGKQNEAISKFYDVTLKYPKGDRAAAALWAQGNLFLEMGDTPDARINFSKLIRDYPSSDEATRARQKLMELEH
- a CDS encoding bifunctional riboflavin kinase/FAD synthetase, translated to MQVIRHLRRVSPRVSRVVLTLGNFDGVHLGHQAILRRAVEEARARAARTVGLTFEPHPIAVLAPDRAPPILQPLHDRLAMLREVGLDLCVVQRFTRAFAALTPEQFVEDFLLRHLEVTHVVVGYNVRFGRNRAGSVETLQALGGRLGFGVDVVGPVEVDGRQVSSTRLRESVQAGDMRQARRLMGRPYALRGRVVLGDRRGRTLGFPTANLHPRPRLALPPDGVYAVSSAIDGRRQPGVLNIGMRPTFGGARRTVEAHFLDFTGDLYRRWLVVEFIERLRGESAFAGPEALKAAIAADVAQARRVLAAGGG
- the pal gene encoding peptidoglycan-associated lipoprotein Pal yields the protein MSGSWTWRVALALVLIVPLGGACKKKGPRPGEGAAGAPGGGIGEEGLGGSSLERAKRGLGPEENGVLKDVHFGFDRYDLDSEARDVLGRNLEWLRQNPRAKVELEGHCDSRGTIEYNLALGAKRAKTVKDYLVTQGIAADRISTISYGKELPLCHEENETCWTRNRRVHAVVLGP